In Bradyrhizobium erythrophlei, a single genomic region encodes these proteins:
- a CDS encoding cupin domain-containing protein, with translation MTASPTDGFALIKPGQTYLGKQGIVYGAGASKETVGAEKICMNVMPMPPGAVAKAHYHKDIETIAYMLEGECAVYYGDHLEKRVLVAQGEQCFCDANIPHAPRNESGKPCTWIVVHSSGSDQDGIVLLPELDKELAERLAKV, from the coding sequence ATGACAGCATCACCGACCGATGGCTTCGCGTTGATCAAGCCGGGCCAGACCTATCTCGGCAAGCAGGGCATCGTGTACGGCGCGGGCGCGTCGAAAGAGACGGTCGGTGCGGAAAAGATCTGCATGAACGTGATGCCGATGCCGCCGGGCGCGGTGGCGAAGGCGCACTACCACAAGGACATCGAGACCATCGCCTATATGCTGGAGGGCGAGTGCGCCGTCTATTACGGCGATCACCTCGAGAAACGCGTGCTTGTCGCTCAAGGCGAGCAGTGTTTCTGCGACGCCAATATTCCGCACGCGCCGCGCAACGAAAGCGGCAAGCCCTGCACCTGGATCGTGGTGCATTCCTCCGGCAGCGATCAGGACGGCATCGTGCTGTTGCCGGAGCTCGACAAGGAGTTGGCGGAG